A genomic window from Streptomyces mirabilis includes:
- the pabB gene encoding aminodeoxychorismate synthase component I, which produces MKTLLIDNYDSYTYNLFQLIAEVNGEEPVVILNDATPDGTEGRTPDLSEFDNVVVSPGPGHPAESRDFGISAGVLAESTIPVLGVCLGHQGIALGERGRVLPAPEPRHGHLSRIRHDERDLFQGLPQHFTAVRYHSLSVREPLPETLEATAWSEDGVLMGLRHRTRPLWGVQFHPESVLTEYGHRMLVNFRNLTAQRARKTRTKNTAVPPSAAAVPAPATPSRPARTVRPAHRLHTRRIATPVDAEAAFTRMYAASPRAFWLDSARVEEGRSRFSFFGDGSGPLSEFVRYDVTSGRCEIERAGRPARKVRASVFDYLKRQLANRRVDATGLPFDFTGGYVGYFGYETKADCGSPNRHRAETPDACWLFADRLIAVDHQEGFTYAVCVAEDTPQATREATDWLDGALAQLTFVGPDPQPLPPAPVSAEPDLDAAEPWLVRDRSAYLADIEACARELRAGTSYEICLTNAARLPAPTDAYDFYRVLRRVDPAPYAAFLRFGDLDVAGASPERFLRIARGGVAEARPIKGTAPRGGTPEEDTRLRDALAADAKTRAENLMIVDLLRNDLGRVCRTGTVRVSRLMATETYATVHQLVSTVEGRLRPETDAVDCVRACFPGGSMTGAPKLRTMEIIDTLETEARGVYSGALGYLGCSGGADLSIVIRTAVLADGLTHLGAGGAIVLDSDPAAEYDEMLLKTAAQMRALREHQEATPAGVSARRADTPRRAAVEEPAR; this is translated from the coding sequence GTGAAGACCCTGCTCATCGACAATTACGACTCGTACACGTACAACCTGTTCCAGCTGATCGCCGAGGTCAACGGCGAGGAGCCGGTGGTGATCCTCAACGACGCCACCCCCGACGGAACAGAAGGAAGAACTCCGGATCTCTCGGAATTCGACAATGTGGTGGTGTCGCCGGGACCGGGGCACCCGGCCGAATCCCGTGACTTCGGGATCAGCGCCGGAGTGCTCGCGGAGTCCACGATCCCGGTGCTCGGTGTCTGCCTGGGCCACCAGGGCATCGCACTCGGGGAGCGGGGCCGGGTGCTGCCCGCCCCGGAGCCCCGGCACGGGCATCTGTCGAGAATCCGGCACGACGAGCGGGACCTGTTCCAGGGGCTGCCGCAGCACTTCACCGCGGTCCGCTACCACTCGCTGTCCGTGCGCGAGCCGCTGCCCGAGACACTGGAGGCCACGGCCTGGTCCGAGGACGGCGTCCTGATGGGGCTGCGGCACCGAACCCGGCCGCTGTGGGGGGTGCAGTTCCACCCGGAGTCCGTCCTCACCGAGTACGGCCACCGGATGCTCGTGAACTTCCGCAACCTCACGGCGCAACGCGCCCGCAAGACCCGTACGAAGAACACCGCGGTCCCCCCGTCCGCGGCGGCCGTCCCCGCCCCCGCCACGCCCTCCCGCCCCGCGCGGACCGTCCGCCCCGCCCACCGGCTGCACACCCGCCGCATCGCCACCCCCGTCGACGCGGAGGCCGCCTTCACCCGCATGTACGCCGCCTCCCCGCGGGCGTTCTGGCTGGACAGCGCGCGGGTCGAGGAGGGGCGGTCACGGTTCTCGTTCTTCGGTGACGGCTCCGGGCCGCTCTCGGAGTTCGTCCGGTACGACGTCACGAGCGGCCGCTGCGAGATCGAGCGGGCCGGCCGGCCCGCGCGCAAGGTCCGGGCGAGCGTCTTCGACTACCTCAAGCGGCAGTTGGCGAACCGCCGCGTGGACGCCACCGGGCTGCCCTTCGACTTCACCGGTGGATACGTCGGCTACTTCGGTTACGAGACCAAGGCCGACTGCGGCTCCCCGAACCGCCACCGGGCCGAAACCCCCGACGCCTGCTGGCTGTTCGCCGACCGGCTGATCGCGGTGGACCACCAGGAGGGCTTCACCTACGCCGTCTGTGTGGCCGAGGACACCCCCCAGGCCACCCGGGAGGCCACCGACTGGCTCGACGGCGCACTCGCCCAGCTCACCTTCGTCGGCCCCGACCCGCAGCCGTTACCGCCCGCTCCCGTGTCGGCCGAGCCGGACCTCGACGCCGCCGAACCGTGGCTCGTCCGCGACCGGTCCGCCTACCTCGCGGACATCGAGGCCTGCGCGCGCGAACTCCGCGCGGGCACCAGCTACGAGATCTGTCTGACCAACGCCGCCCGCCTGCCCGCGCCGACCGACGCCTACGACTTCTACCGGGTGCTGCGCCGCGTCGACCCGGCGCCGTACGCGGCCTTCCTCCGGTTCGGCGACCTCGACGTGGCGGGCGCCTCCCCCGAGCGCTTCCTGCGGATCGCCCGCGGCGGCGTCGCCGAGGCCCGGCCCATCAAGGGCACCGCGCCCCGGGGCGGCACCCCGGAGGAGGACACACGTCTGCGGGACGCGCTGGCCGCCGACGCCAAGACCCGCGCCGAGAACCTGATGATCGTCGACCTGCTCCGCAACGACCTGGGCCGGGTCTGCCGGACCGGGACGGTACGCGTCTCCCGGCTCATGGCCACCGAGACCTACGCCACCGTGCACCAGCTCGTCTCCACCGTCGAGGGCCGGCTGCGCCCGGAGACGGACGCGGTGGACTGCGTCCGCGCCTGCTTCCCCGGCGGCTCGATGACCGGCGCGCCGAAGCTGCGCACCATGGAGATCATCGACACGCTGGAGACCGAGGCGCGCGGGGTGTACTCCGGCGCCCTCGGCTACCTGGGGTGCAGCGGCGGCGCCGACCTCAGCATCGTCATCCGTACCGCCGTACTCGCGGACGGGCTGACGCACCTGGGCGCGGGCGGCGCGATCGTCCTCGACTCCGATCCGGCCGCGGAGTACGACGAGATGCTGCTGAAGACGGCGGCACAGATGCGGGCCCTGCGGGAGCACCAGGAAGCCACCCCGGCAGGGGTGAGCGCCCGTCGGGCGGACACCCCCCGCCGAGCCGCCGTAGAGGAGCCCGCCCGGTGA
- a CDS encoding DUF3050 domain-containing protein: protein MSRYDWNMNHEEIERARSVIEPARKEVTTHPIYQRMNSREDMATFMAHHVFAVWDFMSLLKSLQRELTCVDVPWVPRGTEASRRLINDIVLVEESDELNGGFTSHFELYRAGMTEADADGTRIDTFLALIAEGHDVPSALRVAQVPAPAAGFVRTTFEIISDRPLHCRAAAFAFSREDLIPDMFDQVIKKEGTDRFPLFCDYLARHIEVDGEEHTPMALQMVADLCGTDDTRWQEAVETATLALEARVRLWDGIVEAMT, encoded by the coding sequence ATGTCCAGGTACGACTGGAATATGAACCACGAGGAAATCGAGCGGGCGCGTTCCGTGATCGAACCCGCTCGCAAGGAGGTCACCACCCACCCGATTTACCAGCGGATGAACAGCCGGGAGGACATGGCGACGTTCATGGCGCACCATGTGTTCGCGGTATGGGACTTCATGTCGCTCCTGAAGTCCCTCCAACGGGAACTGACCTGCGTCGACGTCCCCTGGGTGCCGCGTGGCACGGAGGCGAGCCGACGCCTGATCAACGACATCGTCCTGGTCGAGGAGAGCGACGAACTGAACGGCGGCTTCACCAGCCACTTCGAGCTGTACCGCGCGGGCATGACCGAGGCGGACGCCGACGGGACCAGGATCGACACCTTCCTCGCCCTGATCGCCGAGGGCCACGACGTGCCCTCCGCGCTCCGCGTCGCCCAAGTCCCCGCGCCCGCAGCCGGGTTCGTCCGCACCACCTTCGAGATCATCTCGGACCGGCCGCTGCACTGCCGGGCGGCCGCGTTCGCCTTCTCCCGGGAGGACCTCATCCCCGACATGTTCGATCAGGTCATCAAGAAGGAGGGCACCGACCGCTTCCCGCTCTTCTGCGACTACCTGGCCCGACATATCGAGGTCGACGGCGAGGAACACACCCCCATGGCCCTGCAGATGGTGGCCGACCTCTGCGGCACGGACGACACGCGCTGGCAGGAGGCGGTCGAAACAGCGACGCTGGCCCTGGAGGCGAGGGTCCGGTTGTGGGACGGGATCGTGGAGGCGATGACCTGA
- a CDS encoding DMT family transporter: MVCALGAAVCFGTATVLQAIAARAAADSGGSGGDAALLLRALRQWRYVAGLALDGLGFLLQIAALRSIPIYAVGAALAASLAVTAVVAARLLHVRLSGVEWAAVGVVCAGLAMLGLASGTEGSEAGSMTLKYWMLGTAVVVLLLGLVGGRLSGRGRALVLGLGAGFGFGVVEVSVRLIDDLAPATLLTNPATYALLIGGGAAFILLTSALQRGSVTTATAGLVIGETIGPALVGVIWLGDRTREGLAWLAVLGFAVAVAGALALARFGEAPVEEPAKEPVQEG; the protein is encoded by the coding sequence ATGGTGTGCGCGCTCGGCGCGGCGGTCTGCTTCGGTACGGCGACGGTGTTGCAGGCGATCGCCGCGCGGGCGGCGGCCGACAGCGGCGGCTCGGGCGGGGACGCGGCTCTGCTGCTGCGGGCGCTGCGGCAGTGGCGGTATGTGGCGGGCCTCGCGCTGGACGGGCTTGGCTTCCTGTTGCAGATCGCGGCGCTTCGCTCCATCCCCATCTACGCGGTCGGGGCGGCGCTGGCGGCGAGCCTCGCGGTGACGGCGGTGGTCGCCGCGCGGCTGCTGCACGTGCGGTTGAGCGGGGTGGAGTGGGCCGCGGTGGGAGTGGTGTGCGCGGGGCTGGCGATGCTCGGGCTGGCGTCCGGGACGGAGGGCAGCGAGGCCGGGTCCATGACGCTGAAGTACTGGATGCTGGGGACCGCGGTGGTGGTACTGCTGCTCGGTCTGGTGGGCGGGCGGTTGTCCGGGCGGGGCCGGGCGTTGGTCCTCGGGCTCGGGGCCGGGTTCGGGTTCGGGGTCGTAGAGGTCTCGGTACGACTGATCGACGACCTCGCGCCCGCCACGCTGCTGACCAACCCGGCGACGTACGCGCTGCTCATCGGCGGAGGCGCCGCGTTCATCCTGCTGACCTCGGCGCTGCAGCGCGGCTCGGTGACGACGGCCACGGCCGGTCTGGTCATCGGCGAGACCATCGGACCGGCCCTGGTGGGCGTGATCTGGCTGGGCGACCGCACCCGCGAGGGCCTGGCCTGGCTGGCGGTACTGGGGTTCGCGGTGGCGGTGGCGGGCGCGTTGGCGCTGGCACGGTTCGGGGAGGCGCCGGTGGAAGAACCGGCGAAGGAGCCCGTGCAGGAGGGGTGA
- a CDS encoding glutathionylspermidine synthase family protein, producing the protein MERRTIEPRAGWQQTVERQGLIYPLTRYPDDSLRPYWDESAYYAFSLPEVEALEEVVEELHRMCLAAAEHIVTENRFADLGITDPRVVRAVAEAWQRRGELPSVYGRFDLRHDGTGPAKMLEYNADTPTSLVEAASPQWFWMEDRFPGADQWNSLHERLVAAWKKQAVLLPPGSPLYFAHSAADELGEDLMTVAYLKETAQQAGLDTDWISVEEIGWDPLSGRFVDNQLRFIRSCFKLYPWEWLTTDRFADHVLDTLDNGGGTGTTLWIEPAWKMLLSNKALLAVLWELYPGHPNLLPAYLDGPRELATTQGYVAKPLLGREGAGVTVHAPGAAPVVREDEPCCYQELAPLPSFDGNHVVLGAWVVDGESAGLGIRESSGLVTDEYARFLPHVIL; encoded by the coding sequence ATGGAGCGCCGCACCATCGAGCCCCGAGCCGGCTGGCAGCAGACCGTCGAGCGACAGGGTCTCATCTACCCCCTGACCCGCTACCCGGACGACTCCCTGCGCCCCTACTGGGACGAGAGCGCGTACTACGCCTTCTCACTCCCGGAGGTGGAGGCGCTGGAGGAGGTCGTCGAGGAACTGCACCGCATGTGCCTGGCGGCGGCCGAGCACATCGTCACGGAGAACCGTTTCGCCGACCTCGGCATCACCGACCCGCGCGTGGTGCGGGCGGTCGCCGAGGCCTGGCAGCGCCGCGGCGAACTCCCCTCCGTCTACGGCCGTTTCGACCTGCGTCACGACGGCACGGGCCCCGCCAAGATGCTGGAGTACAACGCGGACACCCCGACGTCCCTCGTCGAGGCGGCGAGCCCGCAGTGGTTCTGGATGGAGGACCGCTTCCCCGGCGCCGACCAGTGGAACTCCCTGCACGAACGCCTCGTCGCCGCCTGGAAGAAGCAGGCCGTCCTCCTCCCGCCGGGCAGCCCCCTCTACTTCGCGCACTCCGCCGCCGACGAACTCGGCGAGGACCTGATGACCGTCGCGTACCTGAAGGAGACGGCGCAGCAGGCGGGCCTCGACACCGACTGGATCTCGGTGGAGGAGATCGGCTGGGACCCCCTCTCCGGCCGCTTCGTCGACAACCAGCTCCGTTTCATCCGCAGTTGCTTCAAGCTCTACCCCTGGGAGTGGCTCACCACCGACCGCTTCGCCGACCACGTCCTGGACACCCTCGACAACGGCGGCGGTACGGGCACGACCCTGTGGATCGAGCCCGCCTGGAAGATGCTCCTCAGCAACAAGGCCCTCCTCGCCGTGCTCTGGGAGCTGTACCCGGGCCACCCCAACCTCCTCCCCGCCTACCTCGACGGACCCCGGGAGCTGGCCACCACCCAGGGGTACGTCGCCAAGCCGCTCCTCGGCCGCGAGGGCGCCGGGGTGACGGTGCACGCGCCGGGCGCCGCCCCCGTCGTACGCGAGGACGAGCCCTGTTGCTACCAGGAACTGGCCCCCCTTCCCTCCTTCGACGGCAACCATGTCGTCCTCGGTGCCTGGGTCGTGGACGGCGAGTCGGCGGGGCTCGGCATCCGTGAGTCGTCCGGGCTGGTCACGGACGAGTACGCCCGCTTCCTGCCCCACGTGATCCTCTAG